TAAAGCGTTGCGGCGCGTCGCACCGCCGGTTTTCGTGATCGCTTATAAACCTGTAAAACTTCATCCCACGCGGTATGGATTCCGCGGAAAGGTCGCACATGGGCCATTCGAATCAACGCATTTACCTGACCACGCATTTGCCGCGAGTGGAGGGACCGATCTTGGAGATTGGCTCGCATGACTATGGCAGCACGGCTCCGTTTCGCGGAATTTACGCCAACAATAACTATGTCGGCCTGGATTTACAGGAGGGACCCAATGTCGATATCGTCCATGACCTGACGACCGGCATCGGCCCTTTGCAGCCAAATTTCTTTTCCCTGGCGATTTGCTGTTCGGTGCTGGAGCATGTCAAACGTCCCTGGGTCATGGCCGAGCATATCACCACGCTGGTGCGGCCCGGCGGGCATGTTTATATCTCCGTTCCCTGGGTTTGGCGGTATCACGCCTATCCAGACGACTACTTTCGTTTTTCGCATCATGGAATCCGGGAATTGTTTCCCAGCTTTGAGTGGCAGCAACAACATTACTCCCTGAACGTAAAAAACGAATTTATCAAACTGACCCCGGAAACCCTGAACGCCGATGAGCAATTGTCAATCCTTGTCCCCGGACCGGCGGGTGAACGCAAGTATTTGCCGTATTTGATGGTCGAAATGCTGGGCATAAAGCTGAAGGACTGATTCGATTTTATCGGGTGGCCATGTTACAATAGGTTTAAGACGGGAATTATTAATAATTCCAGCCTCCCGCCAAAATGAAATTACCCAACAATCATGCCTAATCTTGCGTTATTGGTCCTCCGCGCGGTCTTTGTCATGGTGGCGATCGGCCTGGGGGCCGGACTAAGCGGATCCGACATCCTCTTGCGCGAACCGTGGTGGCTCCCTTGGGCGACCATTGGCGGGATTATGCTTTTGGCGGCGGGGGTGATCTTTTTGGATAATTCCATCGCCCGCAAGGAACTGCAAACCGTCACGGCGGTGTACTTTGGGCTGATCGTGGGGATGTTTCTGACCTATGTCGTGCGGCTGGCCATGACCCCCTTGCTGGCGGGGGTAAAGGCCGATGTGGTGCAATGGGTCGAACTGATCGTGGGGATGATTCTGTGTTATTTTTGCATTAGCATCCTCCTCCAGACCAAGGATGACTTTCGGTTTATCATTCCCTATGTGGAATTCGCCCGCGATGTCAAGGGACGCAAGCCCTTCATCCTGGACACCAGCGTGATTATCGATGGGCGGATCGCCGATGTCGTGGAGACCCGCGCGTTTGACAATCAACTGATCATTCCCAGCTTTGTCGTGGCCGAGATCCAGGGAGTGGCCGACAGCGCCGACCGCATGCGCCGCAGCCGTGGAAGGCGGGGGTTGGACATACTTAATCGACTGCGCAACAACAAAGAACTCGACCTGCAGATCCACGACCGCGAACTAAAAGAATACCTGGACCAGCCGGTCGATATGAAGCTGGTCATCCTGGCCAAGCACCTCAATGGCAAAGTCGTCACCAACGACTATAATTTGAACAAAGTGGCTAATTTAAACGGCGTCGGGGTGATTAACCTTAACGACCTAGCAAACGCCCTCAAACCGGTCTTTTTAGTCGGCGAGGCGATCGAAGTTCGCATTGTCAAACCGGGGGAAGGGCATGGGCAGGGAATCGGTTATTTGGACGACGGCACAATGATTGTGGTCGAAGGGGGCCGCGAGCATGTCAATCAATCCGTCCGGGTCACCGTGACCAGCATGCTCCAAAAAAGCGCCGGCCGCATGGTCTTTGCCAAATACGATAGCCAAGTTCCCGTGCTGCAGGGCTAAAATCCACCTCGCAGCTTGTTGCAATCCCTACTCAACTCATAACGCTCTCGCAATCGGCACTGTTGACAACAATTGCAGCTTTTTCCCACGTGCATCTGCTTTTGGTGGCCCGGTCCCCCGACTCCGCGCCGGTCCCCCCGGCCACTGTTTCCCCCGCCCAGGCGAATTTTGCCGGTAGTCTGGCGCTTTTTGATTGTTCCTTTGAGCAGTTATCCGCGCGTCTGAATGCCCTCACCCGGATGGATTGCGAGCCCGACGGCGCGTTTGTCTGGGTCGGGACGGACTGGCTCGGGCCGGCGGGTTTGACAACGGCCGAACCGCTGCCCGCGGAATTACCCGTATCCGGGTCCATGCGGGAAACAAAAGACAGCCACCTATCAAGCCCCGAGGCACCAGCGCAAGCCTGGCAAATGGAGGGACAATTAAGCGATCGTGAGGGAAAAATCTGCTCTGTCGAGGTAAAGGGGAGTTTTCCCTTCTGGGCTTGGAAAAAATTGCTGGAATGCTGCGGGTATCCCCAAGTCGCCATCAGAGTGATATTACTAAAAACCGGGCAGAGCCTGGAACTGGATGAATTTTTGTTGCAAGCTCGGGAACCGCCATAAGATGTATTGCCTAGCTTTTTTGCAGAGCCGCGCGGATCGATTTAGCGCGCTGTTCATATTCGCCGGCGGCGGCTGATTGATTGCTGGATTTAAGCGCTTGGGATAAAAGCTCCAACCCGTCGGCGGCGTGGGGATGATTTTCCGGAAGGGCGGGTAAGGACTCGGCCTCCCACCTTCGCAAGACCGTCAGGGCGGCGGAGGGTTGCTTGGCCAGCAATTGCGTCCGCGCGATCCCCAAGAGCATCGCACAGGCCAACGGTTGATCGGCGGTTTCGCTTTCCATGGCCGCCAAATAAAGCTCTAATCCGGCTTGATAATCCTTTAACGCCCCATCGCATTGGGTTTTGCCAGGATTAGGTCCCAGGCTAACCAACGCCCGGGTGGCCAACAATTTTGCCACAGCGGGGTGCAGGGGATAATTGCCGGACTTTTCCACATTCGCTAGGGAGTTTTGGGCCATTTCCAGTCCTTGCCGCAGACCTTCCAGCCCCTCCTTTTCCTTGCCAACTAAGGCCAAAGCCCGGGCCTGCAACCCTAACGCCCAAAGTTTTAGCGGGTGCAGTTCGCGGCCCCGTTCGGCCAGGATTGCCAGGGGGGGCGCCAGTGTTTTTAGCACATCCTCGGAAGTTTTTTGCAGGTCTCCGCCATTTGCCCGCTCTAGTATTGATTCGGCCAATAATAACTGCGCCTCGATCATGGCGGGATGATGCGATAAAAACCGGGCCTGCCCGGCGGCCAGAAACTCTTGCAATTTTAGCTCCGCCGCCAAATACATTCCCCGGGCAAACAGATATCGACTATGGAGCAGTTGCGCGGCCAAGGCGCGCGTGTCTGTTTTTGTAAATTGGGCCAACAGCGGCTTGTACTGTAACTGCGCCGCGGGATAATCTGCGGTGATGCCGCCGCAATTCGCCAGAAACTGCCGCTGTAGCTGCGAGCTGGCATGCGCCGGATGGCTGGTTGGCAAATGGCCCCGCAGGGCCGCCGCTTGTTCCAGATCCGCAAAAGCCGAATTGGTCTGGGCAAGTTGCCAATGCAAAATCGCCCGGTTTTGCAGGGGAATCGCCAGATACGCTCCCCTGCGGGAAGTGGCCGAGTCCGTATCGAGGACGGTGCGAATGATGTCCTGGGACCGGCTGAGCAAAATTTGCGCGCCGGCCGTATCCGGGGGACTGGCCAACAAATGCAGCACGCCCAAGTTGTTCTTCAGCGCGGCCAAAATGGGGGTCGACTCGTCATAGTTAAGGGAATTCGCCGCTTTTTCCAGACGGAGCAACTCGTCCCAACGCCCCTGTTGGATGTAAACGGCCAAAAGCAAATTGATGGCCGTCAGTTTGCCAGCCGGAGTGCCGCTTTTGGCTTGGTCGTACAAGGTTTTGGCCTGGGCCAGCGCCTTGGGAAATTGCCCCGTGTGGAGCAGGGCGATAGTGAGGTACGTTTGCAGGATAGGGTCATTTTTTTGTGTTTTAAGCAGTTCCTCCGATTTCTTGACCGCCACCGGGAAATTCCCCGCAAACAATTCCGTCTGCAACAGGGCCAATTCCGCGACGGACGCCTGTTCTCCCTTCGTCGAGATTTCATTATTAAACTGAGTCCGGGCTTTTTCAAAATCCCGCTGGGCCAGGGCAATTAATCCCTGCCGGTACGGAGCGCCGCCCGGACGCATTTTTTTGGCGTCCTGCTCGGTCTTTAAGGGGATAAGGGGAACCTCGACCACGGCAATGTGGGGATCCACCAGCGTCAGCCATACCGTGGCCGCCGCTTCGCGCAAGTCCGTCTCTAAGTTGGCATCCACATAAGAACGATCAATGGGTGCCAACGGGGTCCACCACCAGCCAAACAAGATCGCGAATAACACCCCCGCCGTAATATTGGCATAACGACGTTTGGTCCGGCCCGTGCCAAACTGCAGCAAATGCGCATGATCATGAGGGTGCGCCGCCGGATGTTTGGGGGGATCGGCAACGGCCTGGGCGGTAGCCGGTACATGCAGCGTGCTCAGGGCGGAAGCCAGGGCAGCCTTTTTTTCCAGACTCTCGGGCCGCATTAACGCGCTGTCGCCGTGGGAGTCCTCCGCATGGTGGTGGTGCGCGTGGTGCCTATTTTTCAAAAATTCCCGCACGCCAAACCAGCCTGCCAAGGCCCCCAGGCTGGCATGGACCAATCCCAATATTTTTTGCGCGGCAAAAGGGATTTCGGGCGGGCCAAAGAGATACAGCCCGATAGTGAATAGCAGCCACAACGCCCCGGTAATCAGCGTTCCCTTGGGAAACGACTTGGGGCGCAGTTTAAATTGCGTTTTTGTGGAGGGGGCGGGGTGGTCTTTTCCCGCGACCTTGAGACGACGTTTCATGGCAGTCCCCGATTGCATTCTTTTGGGGCGAGACAATACGCTAGTGCAAAAGAATACTGCACGGCAATGAGCGGTCTGCCTGCAATCCTAACATGACCTTAATAATTAAGCAAATTTTTGTCCAATAATTAAAAAAACGACAAATTTGCCGGATAAATTGTCACATACGAAGGGAATTTAGATCATTTACGCTGTGCGGTCGTGTTATTAACTTGCCGAGGGGGCTTGGCAGCCTAAAACCAACTCTAGTAAATGGTGCAGTAACGCCCGCAACGCGGGCGGTTGCACCTGGCTAATGGCCTGCAGGGCTTGAACCCGATGTTCATCCACCAGCAGCCGCGCGGTCTCTAAGACTCCGGCAGACTGGTAAAGTTGGCGAATTTCGGCCAACGCCGTGGGGGACAATTCTCCCGCCGCCAGTTGTCGCAGGCGCTGCCTGTCCGTCGGGGGTAAATTTTGCAGGGCTAAGGCCCAGAGGATTGTCGGCCGCCCCCCTAAAATATCTCCCGCCGCTTGCAATTTGTTATGGTCGTCCCCCTGCCAATCGCCCAGATCATTGAGGATTTGAAAGGCGATCCCGAGCTGCCGGGCAAAATCATAGATGACGGTGCGATAGGGGGTCAGAGGACCCGCCAGCCGCAAACCGGCGAATAATGCCGCTTCAAACGCGGGGGAAGTCTTAAGTGCGTAAATTTGCAGCGTCTCGGCGGGGCTAAGGTGCTTTTCGTGGGAATCCCGCCACAGCAATTCCGCCCCCTGCCCCTCGGTTAGTTTAAGGTGGGCGTCCGCCAAACAATCTAAAATGTCCGACACCACCGCGGGACCTAACGCCGCCGCTTCCCGGCTAACAAGCCGATACCCCAGGCCTATCAAATAATCCCCCACATTTATCGCCGTGGAAATGCCATAACTACGGTGCAACGTGGGTGACCCATAGCGAAACGGGTCGTCATCCTCGATATCGTCATGAACCAGCGAGGCCTTG
Above is a window of Pirellulales bacterium DNA encoding:
- a CDS encoding class I SAM-dependent methyltransferase, translated to MGHSNQRIYLTTHLPRVEGPILEIGSHDYGSTAPFRGIYANNNYVGLDLQEGPNVDIVHDLTTGIGPLQPNFFSLAICCSVLEHVKRPWVMAEHITTLVRPGGHVYISVPWVWRYHAYPDDYFRFSHHGIRELFPSFEWQQQHYSLNVKNEFIKLTPETLNADEQLSILVPGPAGERKYLPYLMVEMLGIKLKD
- a CDS encoding PIN domain-containing protein, with the translated sequence MPNLALLVLRAVFVMVAIGLGAGLSGSDILLREPWWLPWATIGGIMLLAAGVIFLDNSIARKELQTVTAVYFGLIVGMFLTYVVRLAMTPLLAGVKADVVQWVELIVGMILCYFCISILLQTKDDFRFIIPYVEFARDVKGRKPFILDTSVIIDGRIADVVETRAFDNQLIIPSFVVAEIQGVADSADRMRRSRGRRGLDILNRLRNNKELDLQIHDRELKEYLDQPVDMKLVILAKHLNGKVVTNDYNLNKVANLNGVGVINLNDLANALKPVFLVGEAIEVRIVKPGEGHGQGIGYLDDGTMIVVEGGREHVNQSVRVTVTSMLQKSAGRMVFAKYDSQVPVLQG